Genomic DNA from Candidatus Schekmanbacteria bacterium:
TTTATCTCCAATACTTTCGGACAATTTAAAAACTTAATTTCATTAACTATAACTGATTTTTAATCTTTTTTGAATCTTTAAAAAACTTCTCTTCGAAATAAAGACAAAAATTACAGTGCATGATGAAAAAGTATTAGAAAAAACTAAATAAAAAAAGAGAAAAAATAGAATTTCGCAAATATTTTCCTTTAATCGGAATTAATATTCTATTTTTAGTCAATTTTTTAGTTGAATTTTTGGATGAAATATTTATATTATTAGCACTCACTTAAAGAGAGTGCTAACAATATTCAAAATTCATTGATAAAAAGTTTATCCAATTTTAATCAAATTGAAATGTTAACTTTTAGAAAGGAGGGAAGGTATGAACATTCGTCCATTGCATGACAGAATCATTGTTAAACGAATTGAAGAGGAGGAAAAAACAAAAGGAGGAATTATCATTCCCGATACAGCAAAAGAAAAACCGCAGGAAGGGGAAGTTGTGGCTGTCGGGAATGGTAAATTGTTGGAAGATGGCAAGGTGGTGCCATTGGATGTAAAAAAGGGAGACAGAGTACTTTTCAGCAAGTATGCAGGAAATGATATAAAGATTGAAGGCGAAGAGTACATCATAATGAGAGAAGACGATGTGCTCGGAATAATAGAAAAATAGTAAATTAGGAAAACTCTAACAGGAGGTGAAAATAAATGGCTGCAAAGGAAATAGTTTTTGGTGAAGAAGCAAGAGCAAAA
This window encodes:
- a CDS encoding co-chaperone GroES, with the protein product MNIRPLHDRIIVKRIEEEEKTKGGIIIPDTAKEKPQEGEVVAVGNGKLLEDGKVVPLDVKKGDRVLFSKYAGNDIKIEGEEYIIMREDDVLGIIEK